In Actinopolyspora saharensis, the genomic window GAACGCCGATGTTCGCCAGGCGCCCCAGGGGCCCGGTGGGGTTATGGCAGCGTTGTTCCTCCGTGAATTCACCGGGGGACTGCCCTGGGCCCATCTGGACATCGCAGGTCCGGGGCGTGCGGAGAAGAACTACGAGGAAGTGGTCCCGGGAGCCACCGGGTTCGCCGCGCGGACGCTGGTGGAACTGATGGCGGGGCTGGCCGAGTGAGGTACGGGTCCTGGTCGCGCGCGTGACGGACCTCCGGCGTTCCGGGGGTTCGTTTCGCGCGAGCGCACCCGTCCTGCTCACCAGTCTTGCGGGCCGGACCGGGAAGCAGCTCCCCCGGCGTTCAGGAGCTCACGACTCCCACGCGGGCTGAGGCGCTCGGTCCGGGTGAGGTCCGCTGTCCGAGGCGTTGGAATCCGAAGCGCTGGTCAGGATCAGCGTTGGGCGGGGGCAGTGCTGGGCGGGATCAGGTGGTGTCCCCGTCGAACGGGGGGCGCTCCCCGGACTCCAGGGGGTTGTGCTCGCGGGCCCGCGGAGGTGTCGCTCCGGTCCCGGAACCGTGGCCGTTGGCCTTGGGGCCGCCGTTGTCGGTGACGTCGTCCAGCGGGTTCTGCCCGTCGAAGAGGTGCTTGCTCACCGCGCGCCGCGGATCGAAGTTGCGGACCTCCCGCAGGTCCTCCAGCGGTTTGCGCAGATCGTCGAATTCCGGACCGAGTTCTGAGCGGATCTGTTCCCGCGCGCCCGTCGCGTACTCGCGAACCTGACGGACCGTCCTGCCGAGCCATGCCGCCGCGGAAGGCAGCCGCTCGGGTCCGAGGATGAACAGACCGGCGACGATGAGAATCAGGATCTCACCCCAGCCGATGCTATCGAACACCTCGACTCCTTCCGGGGATGACGCCGTTGTTCGGACATCGGCACGCTTGCCGAGTGCCGTGCGTGCTCAGCCTATCCAACTTTGCCCGTTAGTGAAGAGTGACGTCCAGGACAAGTTCGCGTCCTTTGCGAACGACTGTCACGGGGACGACGGCCCCCACGTCGTGCTCGTCGACGGCGACTTCCAGCTCATCGGCCCCACCGATCGTGCGATCGCCGATCTCGGTGATCACGTCGCCTTCCGAGATCCCGGCCTCCTGGGCCGCCCCGCCGTCGCGGACGTTCTGCACCTGGGCGCCGTCCGCCGCTCCGTCGGTGACGGACTTCGCGTTCACGCCGAGTTCGGGGTGCCGTACCTGCCCGGTGCGGATGAGCTGCTGGGCGATCTCGCGCACCTGGTTGATCGGGATGGCGAATCCCAGCCCGATCGAACCTCCGCTGTCGCCCGTTCCCATCGTCCGGATGGCCGTGTTGATCCCGATGACGGCTCCGTTGCCGTCCACCAGGGCACCTCCGGAGTTGCCCGGGTTGACCGCGGCGTCGGTCTGGATCGCGTCGATTACCGCGTTCGTGTCGGTCTCCTCCCCGGCGAGGCGGACCGGCCGATGGACGGAACTCACGATTCCGCTGGTGACAGTGCTCTCCAAGCCGAGTGGTGAACCGACTGCCATGACCTTGTCCCCGACCTGGAGATCCTGCGAGTCCCCCAGCTGAGCGACGGTGGGGTTGCTTACCTCGACCTTGAGCACGGCCAGGTCGGTCTCGGGATCGCGGCCCACGATCCGCGCCGGGGTTCGGGTGTTGTCCGAGAATACCGTGAAGATCTCCGCGTCGGGGGTGTCCGCGGCCATCGAGACCACGTGGTTGTTGGTCACGACGTAACCGTTGCCGTTGATCATGACACCCGAGCCGGTTCCGCCCTGGGAGCCGACCCGAACCTCGACGGAGACGACTGCGGGGACCACGCTGGAGGCGGCCCCGGCGATAGAACTCGCGGGGCGGTCCGCCCCCGGCTCCACAGTGGCCAGGGTCACGTCCGGGTTGGTCAGCGGGTTGCCCTCCTCGGCGGTTATCCGGCCGACGAATCCTCCGGCGGCCCCCACGAGCAGCACCACGACCCCGAGGGTGATCAGCGACCGGGGACGCACTCTGCGGCCGAAGATCACCTCCCGCGCGCTGAGCAAGGGACCGGAGCCGGGGGGAGCGGGGTCCTCGTCCCGTTCATCGGTGAGCGCGGGGCCGCCCAGCACGGCCCCGGTGGTGGGGTCCCGCCACGGGTCGTGCTCGTCCCCCTCATCCCAGAGAACGGGGTCCTGCGCGGTGGAGTCGGCGTCAGCACCGCTGTCCCCGGGGGAGCGTTGCAGCGACTCCGAGCTGTTCCGGGGGCGTCCGAAGGCCTTGGTCAGGGATTCCGGAGGTGGGGGCGCCTGTTCCACCCGAGGTGTTCGTCCGGGGGAGTTGCTGCGGTCGAAGCTTCCGGTTACCCCCTCCGGCCTGCCGAAGACGGCTGCTTCGGCCGGGGTCGCGGCTGCTCGCCGCGGAGTGCTCCGATCCGGATCCCGGGGCTCGTTCGCGTTCTCGTGCCCGGTTGCCGACGGTCTTGCCCAGGGAGATTGTTCGGAGTGGCTGGTAGCGCTCCCGTGGTTCGCGTGCGCAGCGGGTCCACCCGTGTTCGGATGCTGCGAGTCCCCCTGGTGCGCGGATGTCCTCGGCTGCTCGCTCATCGCTCCCCGGTTGTGTGCACGTTTCGGTTCGGCCGTTACCCGTGAGTGCATCACACGAAGGAGGCTTCGTGCTCACCGGCGCGGGAACTCGTGCCGAACTCCGGAATCGTCCGGCTCGCCGGCGACGGGGCTTTTCGGGTCGTTGCGGCCGGAATCCATTCTGCCGGTCCGGGTGTGAAGTTTTCGTTGACGGTCACCCGGGGGCTGCGCGGAAGCACCCGCGGACCGGGGCGACGAGGTGCTGCGAGGTGCGTCAGGGGGAATCGGGGGCGGTGGGGGTGGCCGCCCTGGTGCGGCCCGGCTCGGACGGGCTGGTTCGCGCCGGATTTCCGGGGGAGGAGGCGACCGCGGTTTCCGGCACGGGGCTGGTGGACGTGGCCGAGGACTCGGCTTCCTCGACGGCTCCACCGTGGGGAGCCTGGTTCGGCACCGTGGTGACGTTGTTCCGGACGGTGTCGGTAGGGGTGTTCATGAAGGCGAGCGCCCCCAGCACCAACCCGGAGAACACCACTCCGGCGCCCTGCTTGGCCCGGCGGCCGCCGAACTTCGAATGGTGCTGGCCGGAGTCGGCCTCGGTCGACTCGTCGTCCAGCGAACCGGGCCGGGAGGGACCACCCAACGGGAGCTTCGCCCCGAGCGGGGAGGACTTCGCTCCGGCGTTCCTCCCGTTGGTGGTGACGAGGCGGCCGTCCTCGCTCAACGCGAGGTTGTCCGGTTGCTCGGGGAGCTCGGCGGTGCTGGGGATCGACTGCAGGGACTGCAGCAGCTGTGGGGATATCGCAGGGGTCGAGGCCGTACGCACCGCGGAACGCGCCTGCCGC contains:
- the tatB gene encoding Sec-independent protein translocase protein TatB, with protein sequence MFDSIGWGEILILIVAGLFILGPERLPSAAAWLGRTVRQVREYATGAREQIRSELGPEFDDLRKPLEDLREVRNFDPRRAVSKHLFDGQNPLDDVTDNGGPKANGHGSGTGATPPRAREHNPLESGERPPFDGDTT
- a CDS encoding anti-sigma factor family protein; the protein is MTGLRGWGLPEQHLALDALVAFVDGELGPNAHDRAAAHLATCPSCAAEADSQRQARSAVRTASTPAISPQLLQSLQSIPSTAELPEQPDNLALSEDGRLVTTNGRNAGAKSSPLGAKLPLGGPSRPGSLDDESTEADSGQHHSKFGGRRAKQGAGVVFSGLVLGALAFMNTPTDTVRNNVTTVPNQAPHGGAVEEAESSATSTSPVPETAVASSPGNPARTSPSEPGRTRAATPTAPDSP
- a CDS encoding S1C family serine protease, whose translation is MEQAPPPPESLTKAFGRPRNSSESLQRSPGDSGADADSTAQDPVLWDEGDEHDPWRDPTTGAVLGGPALTDERDEDPAPPGSGPLLSAREVIFGRRVRPRSLITLGVVVLLVGAAGGFVGRITAEEGNPLTNPDVTLATVEPGADRPASSIAGAASSVVPAVVSVEVRVGSQGGTGSGVMINGNGYVVTNNHVVSMAADTPDAEIFTVFSDNTRTPARIVGRDPETDLAVLKVEVSNPTVAQLGDSQDLQVGDKVMAVGSPLGLESTVTSGIVSSVHRPVRLAGEETDTNAVIDAIQTDAAVNPGNSGGALVDGNGAVIGINTAIRTMGTGDSGGSIGLGFAIPINQVREIAQQLIRTGQVRHPELGVNAKSVTDGAADGAQVQNVRDGGAAQEAGISEGDVITEIGDRTIGGADELEVAVDEHDVGAVVPVTVVRKGRELVLDVTLH